One segment of Candidatus Kapaibacterium sp. DNA contains the following:
- a CDS encoding efflux RND transporter periplasmic adaptor subunit, giving the protein MKKINKSTVIIAVSTLAVGLLLGWLLFSTSGQSSADDHNHSVGDESETIWTCSMHPQIRQSESGDCPICGMDLIPLEDDQNSEIDPMAIIMSPTAMKLANVSTAFVGKMNPVKQVRLSGKVQADERLAFSQASHIPGRIEKLFVNFTGEFVSKGQTIANIYSPDLVMAQEELFEAQKIRESQPQLFLAAKEKLKNWKLSDNQIEGILKNGKILEEFPIQADVSGYVTNKTINLGDYVRKGETIYEITNLTKVWVLFDIYESDMAWIKKGDKVQFTIASIPGKSFEGNISYLDPIIDPKTRVAKARVEYNNTNGNLMPEMFVSGVVEAKLKTSSNALVVPKTAVMWTGKRSVVYIKTDTENGVSFIMREITLGTTLGESYIVESGLQEGEEIAVSGTFSIDAAAQLAGKPSMMSPEGGAVITGHDHGETKDSKAPATQQVEQVNETKSIGQQAKNALQPIYVQYLKLKDALVADNLENAKKAAVSMQENLAKVDMTLFKGESHNKWMKFDKELKSNLQHVPHLSNLEEVREKFRHISMTMIEMTNSFNPFNKTLYIQHCLMANDNKGADWLSSEKEIKNPYFGKSMLTCGDVTNEIK; this is encoded by the coding sequence ATGAAAAAAATAAATAAATCAACCGTTATAATAGCCGTAAGTACACTTGCGGTTGGCTTACTGCTTGGATGGCTACTTTTCAGCACATCCGGTCAATCAAGTGCCGATGACCACAATCATTCTGTAGGCGATGAATCGGAAACTATTTGGACTTGCTCTATGCACCCACAAATTCGACAAAGCGAATCGGGCGATTGTCCCATTTGTGGAATGGATTTAATTCCATTGGAGGATGACCAAAACAGTGAAATTGACCCGATGGCAATCATAATGTCTCCAACTGCTATGAAATTAGCCAATGTAAGCACTGCTTTTGTTGGTAAAATGAATCCCGTAAAACAAGTAAGGTTAAGCGGGAAAGTGCAGGCTGATGAACGATTGGCTTTTTCACAAGCATCACATATTCCCGGAAGGATAGAAAAACTATTTGTGAATTTCACCGGCGAGTTTGTAAGCAAAGGGCAAACCATTGCTAACATTTATTCTCCTGATTTGGTAATGGCTCAAGAAGAGTTATTTGAAGCACAGAAAATCAGAGAATCCCAACCTCAGCTTTTTCTTGCTGCCAAAGAAAAGTTGAAAAATTGGAAACTTTCCGATAATCAAATAGAAGGAATATTAAAAAATGGTAAAATACTGGAAGAATTCCCAATACAAGCAGATGTCTCCGGTTATGTGACCAATAAAACAATCAATTTGGGCGATTATGTCCGAAAAGGAGAAACTATTTATGAAATTACAAATCTGACTAAAGTTTGGGTTTTATTTGATATATATGAATCAGATATGGCATGGATAAAAAAAGGTGACAAGGTTCAATTTACTATAGCGTCCATTCCCGGAAAAAGTTTTGAGGGGAATATTTCATATTTAGACCCAATAATTGACCCAAAAACAAGGGTCGCGAAAGCAAGAGTAGAGTATAACAATACCAATGGTAATCTTATGCCTGAAATGTTCGTATCAGGAGTGGTTGAGGCAAAACTAAAGACAAGCTCTAATGCGCTTGTTGTGCCGAAAACTGCTGTAATGTGGACAGGAAAGCGCTCTGTTGTTTACATCAAAACAGATACTGAAAACGGAGTAAGTTTTATCATGCGTGAGATAACTTTAGGTACCACACTGGGAGAAAGTTATATTGTTGAAAGCGGTTTACAGGAAGGCGAAGAAATTGCTGTTAGTGGAACCTTCAGTATTGATGCCGCCGCTCAACTTGCAGGTAAACCCAGTATGATGAGCCCGGAAGGAGGTGCAGTAATCACAGGACACGACCATGGAGAAACGAAAGACAGTAAAGCTCCTGCTACACAACAAGTTGAGCAAGTAAATGAAACTAAGTCTATCGGTCAGCAGGCGAAAAATGCACTTCAACCGATTTATGTTCAATACTTAAAACTGAAAGACGCTCTTGTAGCTGATAATTTGGAAAATGCCAAAAAGGCGGCTGTATCCATGCAAGAAAATCTCGCAAAAGTGGATATGACTTTATTTAAAGGTGAATCACACAATAAGTGGATGAAATTCGACAAAGAATTAAAAAGCAATCTGCAACATGTGCCTCATTTATCAAATCTGGAAGAAGTCAGAGAGAAATTTCGGCATATTTCCATGACTATGATTGAAATGACGAACAGTTTCAACCCCTTTAATAAAACGCTGTACATCCAACATTGCTTAATGGCTAATGACAACAAAGGCGCCGATTGGCTGAGTTCCGAAAAAGAAATTAAGAATCCGTACTTCGGGAAGTCTATGCTTACATGCGGAGATGTAACTAATGAAATCAAGTAA
- the cadA gene encoding cadmium-translocating P-type ATPase codes for MKNKHQNHQKNQLSDNQTNNKSDHQHGNHDHHAMMIEDFKKRFWISMVITLPIVVLAPMIQELVGYELRFIGDRYVQFVLSSIIFFYGGWPFLKGLVKEIKKKAPGMMTLIALAISVAYFYSSAVVFGLGGKIFFWELASLIVIMLLGHWIEMKSVLGASNALQELAKMMPSTARRINKDGEHEDVSIEDLQSNDIILVRPGEKVPADGTVIEGESHVNESMLTGESKPVSKHKDDQVIGGSVNDNGTLKIKVKHTGEDSYLTKVIGMVKEAQKSKSKTQNLADKAAAWLFYIALGGGITTLIVWLSLGKEFEYALERMVTVMIISCPHALGLAVPLVVAISTAVSAKNGLLIRNRAAFENARKLTAIIFDKTGTLTKGEFGVTRVQSVSDKLSDNELLQIAASVESSSEHPIAGGIVRKAKTDGLEFDEPQNFQNITGKGIKATLKGQEIKIVSPGMLKEQGIESPLEAFKSEDETVVFILIDDKLAGFIALADEIRPESLSAVETLKKKGIKVLMATGDNHQVAKAVSEQLSLDDFYAEVLPEDKQRIIKELQEKGEFVAMTGDGVNDAPALAQANVGIAVGSGTDVAAETADIILVNSNPKDIANLILFGTATYNKMMQNLWWAAGYNIVAVPLAAGVLAGVGIILSPAIAAVLMSLSTIIVALNAQLLKKQIKG; via the coding sequence ATGAAAAATAAACATCAAAATCACCAAAAGAATCAATTATCTGATAATCAAACCAATAACAAATCAGATCATCAACATGGCAACCACGACCATCATGCCATGATGATTGAAGATTTCAAAAAACGTTTTTGGATTTCAATGGTCATAACATTGCCTATTGTAGTGCTTGCCCCAATGATTCAGGAACTGGTGGGTTATGAACTTCGCTTCATTGGTGACCGATACGTGCAGTTTGTACTTTCTTCTATCATCTTCTTTTATGGCGGATGGCCCTTTCTGAAAGGCTTGGTTAAAGAAATTAAAAAGAAAGCACCTGGCATGATGACTTTGATTGCTCTTGCCATTTCGGTTGCTTACTTCTATAGTTCGGCAGTTGTATTTGGTCTTGGTGGCAAAATATTCTTTTGGGAATTGGCAAGCCTAATAGTCATTATGCTTTTAGGACATTGGATAGAAATGAAGTCGGTCTTGGGCGCATCTAACGCGCTTCAGGAATTAGCGAAAATGATGCCTTCCACAGCTCGGAGAATCAATAAAGACGGTGAACATGAAGATGTATCTATTGAAGACTTGCAAAGCAATGACATCATACTTGTACGACCGGGAGAAAAAGTACCTGCGGACGGAACGGTCATAGAAGGAGAAAGCCATGTCAACGAATCAATGCTTACCGGAGAATCGAAACCTGTTTCAAAGCATAAGGACGATCAGGTGATTGGTGGTTCGGTAAATGACAATGGGACTTTAAAAATCAAAGTCAAACACACTGGTGAAGACTCCTATCTGACTAAAGTGATTGGTATGGTCAAAGAAGCGCAGAAATCCAAATCCAAAACTCAAAATCTGGCTGATAAAGCTGCTGCATGGTTGTTCTACATTGCACTTGGAGGTGGGATTACCACTCTGATTGTTTGGTTAAGTTTGGGAAAAGAATTTGAGTATGCTTTAGAACGGATGGTTACTGTTATGATAATATCCTGCCCACACGCTCTTGGATTGGCGGTTCCATTGGTAGTGGCAATATCTACGGCTGTTTCTGCCAAAAATGGATTATTGATTCGCAATAGAGCTGCCTTTGAGAATGCCCGAAAATTGACAGCTATTATTTTTGACAAAACTGGTACCTTAACAAAAGGAGAGTTTGGTGTTACGCGAGTCCAAAGTGTTTCAGATAAATTGTCAGACAATGAATTACTCCAAATTGCAGCTTCGGTTGAAAGCAGTTCAGAACACCCTATTGCCGGGGGAATCGTTCGAAAAGCTAAAACAGATGGGTTGGAGTTCGACGAACCACAAAACTTTCAAAACATCACAGGTAAAGGCATAAAGGCAACCTTAAAAGGGCAAGAAATCAAAATAGTAAGTCCCGGAATGCTGAAAGAACAAGGAATTGAGAGTCCATTAGAAGCATTCAAATCAGAAGATGAAACAGTAGTCTTTATTTTGATTGACGACAAGTTAGCAGGGTTTATCGCCCTGGCAGATGAAATCAGACCTGAATCCTTGTCTGCTGTTGAAACCCTGAAGAAAAAGGGGATTAAAGTATTGATGGCTACAGGCGACAACCATCAAGTAGCAAAAGCGGTTAGCGAACAACTTTCATTAGATGACTTCTATGCAGAAGTGCTACCGGAAGATAAGCAACGTATTATTAAAGAACTTCAGGAGAAGGGAGAGTTTGTAGCAATGACCGGTGATGGAGTAAATGATGCACCTGCACTTGCACAAGCAAATGTTGGCATAGCAGTAGGGTCAGGCACTGATGTAGCCGCTGAAACTGCTGATATCATATTAGTTAATAGCAATCCCAAAGACATTGCTAATCTGATTTTATTTGGAACTGCGACTTACAATAAAATGATGCAAAACCTGTGGTGGGCAGCAGGTTACAACATTGTAGCAGTGCCTTTGGCAGCCGGAGTATTGGCAGGTGTCGGTATAATTCTTAGTCCTGCTATTGCTGCTGTTTTGATGAGCCTAAGCACCATTATAGTTGCCCTCAATGCACAATTACTGAAAAAACAAATCAAGGGGTAA
- a CDS encoding DUF3160 domain-containing protein, with the protein MSVDELLEMYPAGAFLKEANTDFMNADYSKEIDSIFTLTDYEKALISKHGFMVTERLNFPTFIHAFWDVFIKDMPIYISADAMLHALHFTYSSILH; encoded by the coding sequence ATGAGCGTTGATGAATTGCTTGAGATGTATCCTGCCGGAGCTTTTCTTAAAGAGGCTAACACTGATTTCATGAATGCCGATTATTCGAAAGAAATTGATTCCATTTTCACATTGACTGATTATGAGAAAGCTCTGATTTCAAAGCATGGCTTTATGGTCACGGAAAGATTGAATTTCCCGACATTTATCCATGCATTTTGGGATGTTTTCATCAAGGATATGCCTATTTATATTTCCGCCGATGCTATGCTTCATGCACTACATTTTACTTATAGTAGTATATTACACTAA